The following proteins are co-located in the Delphinus delphis chromosome 5, mDelDel1.2, whole genome shotgun sequence genome:
- the NUDT6 gene encoding nucleoside diphosphate-linked moiety X motif 6 isoform X3, whose product MWKFPGGLSEPGEDIGDTAVREVFEETGIKSEFRSLLSIRQQHTHPGAFGKSDMYIICRLKPYSFTINFCQHECLRCEWMDLSDLVKTENTTPITSRVARLLLYGYREGFDKIDLTMEELPAVYTGLFYKIYHKELPDSYKTMTGMD is encoded by the exons ATGTGGAAGTTTCCAGGAGGCCTGTCAGAGCCTGGAGAAGATATTG GAGATACAGCAGTTCGAGAAGTTTTTGAAGAGACCGGTATAAAGTCAGAATTCAGGTCCCTCCTGAGTATTCGGCAACAGCACACCCATCCTGGAGCTTTTGGAAAGTCAGATATGTATATTATCTGCCGCCTAAAGCCATATTCATTCACCATAAATTTTTGCCAGCATGAATGCTTAAGGTGTGAGTGGATGGATCTCAGTGACCTAGTCAAGACTGAAAATACAACTCCGATCACCAGCAGAGTTGCTAGGCTGCTGCTGTATGGATACAGAGAAGGGTTTGACAAGATTGATCTGACCATGGAAGAACTTCCAGCAGTTTACACAGGCTTGTTCTATAAAATCTATCACAAGGAACTGCCAGACAGTTATAAAACTATGACAGGCATggattaa